In a genomic window of Thermoprotei archaeon:
- a CDS encoding radical SAM protein — MVEAIAVKRIDEPVYDKNTVKIGKRVIPIGGPRPELRPGEKLIKVTQSICPVCYRLMPAIVFEKDNKVMIRKVCPEHGETEDVYWGDVELYKKAMKWDILGRGTYEYVDAKAPCPFTCGLCPIHRSHTALANLVITNRCNISCWYCFYYAEKAGYVYEPSLDQIRFMVRQLAKQGKAMVIQITGGEPTIREDLIDIIRILREEGVKHIQLNTNGLRFAQPDGADFARKVREAGVNTVYMSFDGVTPSTNPKNHWEMPYILDAFRKGGLTSVVLVPTMIRTINDHDAGLIVKFAALNMDVVRGVNFQPVSLTGMMRKQERERYRITIPDVIIRIEEQTDGQIHRDSWYPVPCTLTLSRFIEALTNKPQFEMSNHPACGMGTYVYVERKNGEIIRYLPITEFIDINGFFEYLQEKTDELIKGKNKYVTLTKILFNLKKFINEEKQPKEFNIWKILYGIFVRHNYEALGEFNYKMLYLGMMHFMDTYNYDVARIMRCDIHYLAPDGRVIPFCTFNVLPDIYRDYIQEQYKISFEEWAAEKGSLDSMKYRRNIKALQSSDLYKKTYEPFLQHAKSA; from the coding sequence ATGGTAGAAGCCATAGCAGTTAAAAGGATAGATGAGCCAGTATATGACAAAAATACTGTAAAGATTGGAAAGAGAGTTATACCGATAGGTGGACCAAGACCTGAATTGCGACCTGGGGAGAAACTCATTAAAGTTACTCAAAGTATCTGTCCAGTATGTTATAGATTAATGCCAGCAATAGTGTTTGAAAAAGATAATAAAGTCATGATAAGAAAAGTATGTCCCGAACATGGTGAAACCGAAGATGTGTACTGGGGTGATGTAGAACTTTATAAGAAGGCGATGAAATGGGACATACTCGGTCGTGGAACTTACGAATACGTTGATGCAAAGGCTCCTTGTCCATTTACATGTGGTCTTTGTCCTATACATAGGAGTCACACAGCACTCGCGAATCTCGTTATAACTAATAGATGTAATATTTCGTGTTGGTATTGCTTTTATTATGCAGAAAAAGCTGGATATGTTTATGAACCATCACTTGATCAGATAAGATTTATGGTAAGACAATTAGCCAAGCAAGGTAAAGCGATGGTCATACAGATCACTGGTGGAGAGCCAACAATAAGAGAAGACCTGATAGACATCATAAGGATTTTACGGGAAGAAGGAGTAAAACACATACAATTAAACACAAACGGACTACGTTTTGCACAACCTGATGGCGCAGATTTTGCAAGAAAAGTCAGAGAAGCCGGCGTTAACACAGTTTATATGAGTTTCGATGGAGTAACACCCTCTACAAATCCAAAGAATCACTGGGAAATGCCGTACATATTAGATGCATTCCGCAAAGGTGGTTTAACTAGTGTAGTACTAGTTCCTACGATGATCAGAACAATAAACGATCATGATGCAGGGCTAATAGTCAAATTTGCTGCATTAAACATGGATGTTGTAAGGGGAGTGAACTTCCAACCAGTCAGTCTTACAGGTATGATGAGAAAGCAAGAAAGGGAAAGGTACAGAATAACAATACCTGATGTGATAATTAGAATTGAGGAACAAACAGATGGACAAATACATAGAGATTCTTGGTACCCAGTGCCGTGTACACTCACTTTATCGAGATTCATTGAAGCCTTGACAAATAAACCTCAGTTCGAAATGTCTAATCATCCTGCGTGTGGTATGGGTACTTACGTTTATGTAGAACGAAAGAATGGAGAGATCATAAGATATCTCCCGATTACAGAATTCATCGATATAAATGGATTCTTCGAATATTTGCAAGAGAAAACCGATGAACTAATTAAAGGTAAGAATAAGTACGTCACGTTAACAAAAATACTCTTTAACCTAAAGAAATTCATTAATGAAGAGAAACAACCTAAAGAATTTAACATTTGGAAGATATTATACGGCATTTTCGTAAGACATAATTATGAGGCTCTAGGAGAGTTTAATTATAAAATGTTATACCTAGGCATGATGCACTTCATGGATACCTATAATTATGATGTAGCAAGGATTATGAGATGCGACATACACTACTTAGCACCTGACGGTAGAGTAATACCATTCTGCACGTTTAATGTACTCCCAGATATCTACAGAGATTATATACAAGAGCAATACAAGATATCCTTCGAAGAATGGGCCGCAGAGAAAGGTTCATTAGATAGCATGAAATACAGACGTAACATTAAGGCTCTTCAAAGCTCAGACCTCTACAAAAAAACATATGAACCATTCCTACAACATGCAAAATCTGCATAA
- a CDS encoding IS607 family transposase, with amino-acid sequence MSIEKHYTMKEASRILGVSVRRLQIWDKQGLIRCVRTPGGRRRVPESELKRLLGIKEVDVSKRAVLYARVSSHDQKQKGDLERQRQALLDYAKSRGYEVVAILEDVASGLNENRKSLSKLFDMVERKEIGVIVIGFKDRLTRFGFKYLERYFTSHNVRIEVVNDEEPKDVYQELVEDLIAIVSSFAGKLYGLKSRKYEKVMEGVKQLIAD; translated from the coding sequence ATGAGCATAGAGAAGCATTATACGATGAAGGAAGCCAGTAGAATTCTTGGTGTTAGCGTTAGACGACTTCAGATTTGGGATAAGCAAGGATTAATTAGGTGTGTGAGGACGCCTGGGGGTAGGAGGAGAGTGCCTGAAAGCGAGTTGAAAAGGCTCCTTGGAATAAAGGAAGTCGATGTAAGCAAGAGAGCTGTGTTATATGCTAGAGTCTCCTCTCATGACCAAAAACAAAAAGGGGATTTAGAGAGACAGAGGCAAGCCTTGTTAGACTACGCAAAATCAAGGGGCTACGAAGTCGTTGCAATTTTGGAGGACGTAGCAAGCGGTCTTAATGAAAACAGGAAATCGCTAAGCAAGCTCTTCGATATGGTTGAGAGGAAAGAAATTGGAGTTATTGTTATCGGGTTTAAGGATAGGTTAACAAGGTTCGGTTTCAAGTATTTAGAGCGTTACTTCACTTCTCACAATGTTAGAATTGAGGTAGTCAATGATGAGGAGCCGAAAGATGTCTACCAAGAGCTTGTTGAGGATTTGATAGCCATAGTCTCGAGCTTTGCTGGGAAGCTCTACGGCTTGAAGAGCCGTAAATATGAGAAGGTGATGGAAGGCGTCAAACAGCTTATTGCTGACTGA